One window of the Zea mays cultivar B73 chromosome 3, Zm-B73-REFERENCE-NAM-5.0, whole genome shotgun sequence genome contains the following:
- the LOC103650547 gene encoding protein MODIFIER OF SNC1 1, whose product MASSLVTTDRRWGATPARKSSMTVLGKVPKPINLPSQRLENNGLDPNLELVPKGTHTWGSKAPSTTPNAWSSSSILSSKNDGSSTSSSHFNVRPTSGGGSRPSTAGSESLGSPNAWGANSRPSSASGTFPSSHLPMATNRPQSAETRPGSSQISRFADNASDNVKASIRTIDRSESSSRGPGFTLSTGDFPTLGSEANSQRGHSSKGRPTSSLGKEVSQGEQVKSLATGTGEVISPSNNHPVDIMKTEHHAHTGGAPVPATSVPNEGLQQQPYPPNFPMPPLQFDSWRAPPGHPPEGMWHRGPVPGGPYRPVGPPGSFPVEPFGYYGQFPPNSEAAGRQGSGHGGYHTKNDVYHPMPHNSYIMNQPVIPVRPVYQGPVLYDGYYGPQANFNNTNVRDPHFVGGPGILNQFPNQNDRFHPGHPQNRPGKHETVPREQLESDKLHVFHQEHPGSLHDNPDRLGGSREFERNVQPAPPLLPHPDGKQTDMNMRADTRDTFSETERTVVLTKSVPNQRGSVGIDHLSVYENTRSHHRETCDGTLRKKFKEDSSVVLDQHPVIKKNAALIEKIESLNNKARNVYAQNLPEPASSKEFKKHKKTTDVSSNDVISTTCTSDQAVSVSHISAVVQRRPNVTIEGTILGPAHSHLTEFSKAEKLGDSINNHLHRRVDSSRNSYHGPCKDRPANKFGSCGRGESYITNSLPVADLGNDIHHGQQPQIASQLQPVIVPDDMPASLDYESQRAKMKELAAERAKRMKAEEEERIKNQKAKALAKLEELNRRSSVLQKKSNDTKVETDDAHDKQQIGLDVNAKLDTSTEQHDVVTPDRLTALLPPNDPNHTMVQIQAQSTAQSNALDGGKAHDAHTTSSLVKNTHSNMEHVVQKSISQSHNISMVKTKQGYRKRQVVSEEKISGEKASASVTTDSSVQKNVDVPVDTVTAVVAPHDDPPTQNKKGTRHLRSKKKVDDASVISKHPPVVFNEQNTVKISTEPKTHTGGVIISSSIVPIEGTIVTVGSITVGGLSLTAMNQEHVNSADGTNSTESGLSRPQQARKSGKHQHVLRPVEKPHGNDGVLWAPDMLPLHNEQSDGAMPTAAVADVTQPAGKAINDGENVTRTKRAEMERYVPKPMSKELQQHNPSHDKEAIDKPGAAKSHPAAEPKKTSKGHGGKSNPSWRKRDPDQPAMVAPNSVDQADNSYESKEVQNCTDMNQPVELGKEDTQLKSNVDAAAENSSAPAQTVPLSAGGAKEHSAANRQRRQHFKAQRNEASSYSNESKVREGKNDSVYQSASPVIDSNSSNHKNVPRSDVKNSGIVSHSRAWKPKTNSHPQNSSDGKIAVEGKVDSHGGRLELNMPKGSDTITHQDTSSKPMKRSDGTDEASHSKQENLTQEDGNQKIETGQEQANPAPRRQGQPNARYHRGGGAHRGRGGYDTGRPNHGTNAERWKGGSHLEYQPVGSQNKAGGDFQLSQGMEDRTEGPPASGQAFGERGHSRGLRPAGRFVRRNTASTSTTNSHQHE is encoded by the exons ATGGGGTGCTACTCCTGCAAGGAAATCTAGTATGACTGTTCTGGGAAAAGTCCCAAAACCGATTAATTTACCAAGTCAGAG GTTGGAAAACAATGGTCTTGATCCCAATCTGGAACTGGTTCCAAA GGGCACCCACACCTGGGGCAGCAAAGCACCATCTACAACACCAAACGCATGGAGTTCCTCATCAATTCTGTCTTCCAAGAACGATGGAAGTTCCACTTCATCTAGTCACTTCAATGTCCGGCCCACCTCTGGCGGAGGCTCAAGGCCATCAACAGCTGGAAGTGAATCACTTGGTTCACCCAATGCTTGGGGTGCAAATTCTCGCCCATCTTCAGCATCAGGCACATTTCCATCATCTCATCTACCAATGGCCACAAATCGTCCCCAAAGTGCGGAAACAAGACCTGGAAGTTCACAAATTTCTCGATTTGCGGATAATGCTTCAGATAATGTGAAAGCATCGATAAGGACTATTGATAGATCG GAATCTTCATCACGTGGGCCTGGGTTCACATTAAGTACTGGTGATTTCCCAACGCTTGGCTCTGAAGCAAACAGTCAACGAG GGCATAGTTCGAAAGGGCGCCCAACTTCTAGTTTGGGTAAAGAGGTGTCGCAAGGTGAACAAGTGAAGAGCCTAGCAACTG GAACTGGTGAAGTAATTTCACCATCCAATAATCACCCTGTTGATATCATGAAGACAGAGCATCATGCACACACTGGAGGTGCTCCTGTCCCAGCCACAAGTGTGCCAAATGAAGGCTTGCAACAACAGCCATATCCACCAAATTTTCCTATGCCTCCTCTGCAGTTTGATTCATGGCGTGCACCTCCTGGTCACCCCCCTGAGGGAATGTGGCATAGAGGACCAGTGCCAGGTGGGCCATACAGACCTGTTGGCCCCCCTGGTAGTTTCCCTGTCGAACCCTTTGGTTATTATGGCCAGTTCCCACCCAACTCCGAAGCTGCAGGAAGGCAGGGCTCAGGGCATGGTGGATATCACACTAAAAATGATGTGTATCATCCTATGCCTCATAATTCCTATATTATGAATCAGCCTGTTATTCCAGTCAGACCAGTTTATCAGGGTCCAGTGCTGTATGATGGGTATTATGGCCCTCAAGCAAATTTCAATAACACCAATGTTAGAGATCCTCATTTTGTTGGAGGTCCTGGAATACTAAATCAATTCCCAAATCAGAATGACAGGTTTCACCCTGGACATCCTCAAAACAGACCAGGCAAACATGAAACGGTCCCAAGGGAGCAGCTGGAATCTGATAAGCTACATGTCTTTCACCAAGAACACCCTGGGAGTTTGCATGATAATCCAGATCGTCTAGGAGGTTCCCGTGAATTTGAAAGGAATGTGCAGCCAGCACCGCCACTTCTTCCACATCCTGATGGAAAACAGACTGATATGAACATGAGGGCAGATACAAGGGACACCTTTAGTGAGACTGAAAGAACCGTGGTACTTACAAAATCGGTGCCTAACCAGAGAGGTTCGGTTGGTATAGACCATTTGTCTGTTTATGAAAACACACGATCCCATCACAGAGAAACTTGTGATGGCACTCTGCGCAAGAAGTTCAAGGAGGATAGCTCAGTTGTACTTGACCAGCATCCTGTCATTAAGAAGAATGCAGCTTTAATAGAGAAAATTGAGAGTTTGAACAACAAAGCCAGAAATGTCTATGCACAGAATCTCCCAGAACCAGCTTCATCCAAGGAATTCAAGAAGCATAAAAAAACTACTGATGTTTCATCTAATGATGTCATCAGTACGACATGCACATCTGATCAGGCAGTTTCTGTTTCACATATTTCTGCTGTGGTGCAGAGACGACCAAATGTGACCATTGAGGGTACAATTCTTGGACCGGCACATTCACATTTAACTGAATTTAGCAAAGCTGAGAAGCTTGGTGATTCAATTAACAATCATTTACATAGGAGAGTTGATTCTTCGAGAAACAGTTACCATGGTCCTTGTAAAGATAGGCCAGCTAATAAATTCGGAAGTTGTGGACGTGGAGAAAGTTACATAACTAATTCATTACCAGTAGCTGATTTGGGGAATGATATCCATCATGGCCAACAACCTCAGATTGCCTCACAGCTGCAACCTGTGATTGTACCTGATGATATGCCAGCTTCACTCGATTATGAGTCTCAG CGGGCAAAAATGAAGGAGTTGGCTGCAGAACGTGCAAAAAGGATGAAAGCTGAGGAAGAGGAACGGATAAAGAACCAAAAAGCAAAAGCACTCGCAAAGTTGGAAGAATTGAACAGGCGATCATCAGTACTTCAGAAGAAATCAAATGATACAAAAGTAGAAACTGATGATGCACATGATAAGCAACAGATTGGACTTGATGTGAATGCTAAACTTGACACTTCAACTGAACAACATGATGTTGTTACGCCTGATAGGCTTACTGCTCTTCTGCCTCCTAATGATCCCAATCATACTATGGTTCAGATACAGGCCCAGTCTACTGCACAATCAAATGCTTTAgatggtggcaaagcgcatgatGCTCATACCACCTCATCTTTGGTCAAGAACACACACAGCAACATGGAGCATGTTGTGCAGAAGAGTATCTCACAGTCGCATAATATCAGTATGGTAAAGACTAAGCAAGGCTACAGGAAAAGACAGGTTGTTTCagaggagaaaatttctggcgAGAAGGCAAGTGCTTCAGTAACCACTGATTCCAGTGTGCAGAAAAATGTTGATGTTCCCGTCGACACAGTAACGGCTGTTGTTGCACCACATGATGATCCCCCAACTCAGAACAAGAAGGGAACCCGGCATTTGAGGAGTAAGAAAAAGGTAGATGATGCTTCAGTTATTTCTAAACATCCACCTGTGGTGTTTAATGAACAGAATACAGTGAAAATCTCTACCGAGCCAAAAACACATACTGGTGGTGTTATTATCAGTAGCTCTAttgttccgattgaaggtactatTGTAACTGTTGGAAGTATAACTGTTGGTGGACTTTCACTTACAGCTATGAATCAGGAGCATGTTAATTCAGCAGATGGAACAAATAGTACTGAAAGTGGCCTATCAAGACCTCAGCAAGCAAGAAAATCTGGAAAGCATCAGCATGTTCTTCGGCCTGTTGAGAAGCCACATGGGAATGATGGTGTCTTGTGGGCACCAGATATGCTACCATTGCATAATGAGCAGTCTGATGGAGCCATGCCGACTGCAGCAGTAGCTGACGTCACTCAGCCAGCTGGGAAAGCCATCAATGATGGAGAGAATGTGACAAGAACAAAGAGGGCTGAAATGGAAAGATATGTTCCCAAGCCTATGTCCAAAGAGCTGCAACAACATAATCCAAGCCATGATAAGGAAGCAATTGATAAGCCCGGTGCTGCTAAATCACATCCTGCAGCCGAACCCAAGAAAACTAGCAAAGGACATGGGGGCAAATCTAATCCTTCTTGGCGCAAGCGGGATCCAGATCAACCTGCTATGGTGGCACCAAATTCTGTTGACCAAGCAGACAACTCTTATGAATCAAAGGAGGTTCAGAACTGCACCGATATGAATCAGCCTGTTGAACTTGGCAAGGAAGATACACAGTTAAAATCCAATGTAGATGCTGCTGCTGAGAATAGCTCAGCTCCAGCTCAAACTGTTCCACTATCTGCCGGTGGTGCAAAAGAACATAGTGCGGCTAACAGGCAAAGGCGACAGCATTTTAAGGCTCAAAGAAATGAAGCAAGTAGCTACTCAAATGAGAGCAAAGTTAGAGAGGGCAAGAACGACTCTGTCTATCAATCAGCATCACCGGTGATTGATTCGAACTCATCCAATCACAAGAATGTGCCAAGATCAGATGTGAAAAACAGCGGCATAGTTTCACATTCTAGAGCCTGGAAGCCGAAAACCAATTCCCATCCTCAGAACAGCTCAGACGGCAAGATTGCTGTTGAAGGGAAAGTGGATTCCCATGGTGGTAGGCTTGAGCTGAACATGCCCAAAGGATCTGATACAATTACCCATCAAGACACCAGCAGTAAACCGATGAAAAGGAGTGATGGCACCGATGAGGCCTCACACAGCAAACAGGAGAACCTGACACAGGAAGATGGTAACCAGAAGATCGAGACTGGACAGGAGCAGGCTAATCCTGCACCGCGTCGCCAAGGCCAGCCCAATGCAAGGTATCACAGGGGAGGTGGGGCACACAGGGGAAGGGGCGGTTATGACACTGGGAGGCCAAACCATGGCACAAACGCGGAGAGGTGGAAGGGTGGCAGCCATCTTGAATACCAGCCGGTCGGATCCCAAAACAAAGCTGGAGGCGACTTCCAGCTGAGTCAGGGCATGGAAGATCGAACCGAGGGGCCTCCTGCATCTGGACAAGCGTTCGGGGAGCGTGGCCACAGCAGGGGGCTACGCCCAGCAGGCCGCTTTGTCCGGCGAAACACTGCCTCTACGTCTACCACTAATTCTCACCAACATGAATAA